The DNA window CATGCATTCACTGTAAATTTCAGATATGTGGGATATTTGTTTGGTGTTTTTTCATCGGTGTCTTGATTAATAACTGGTGTCTTTATTAAACGCAGTCCAGAACACCAGCCCTTGTCTTTGAGTGCATCAACAACACAGATTTTAAGGTAAGCAGACAGGTACTACTGTTGTTCCAACTGTAGAAACAGATAATTACGCTCGGTATATGATTCAAATTAAAGGACAATCTTAGTTATAGTTTTACCGGCTACTGTTTTGGTTTTGACATTCTTTCATTCTGAAtccattaattatttttttttttttgcaggatcTCTACCAGAGATTAACAGATTTTGATATTCGTTTCTACTTGTACGAGCTTCTAAAGGTACGAATGCTAGCCTACACGTAGTCTCCCACGATTGCCATTTCCAATCTCATCTTCAATGAGGACTCTAATTCATTTCTCTGCATGGTTCCTCTACAGGCTCTGGATTACTCTCACAGCATGGGGATCATGCATCGAGACGTGAAGCCACATAACGTCATGATAGACCACCAAATGAGGAAGGTACGGATCATCATTTTAAAGCCTTTAGCGAGGTGTTGGTACAAGTGTCATCCGACTCATTTTCTCTGGGCGCCTTTCTTGTGATTTAGTTGCGCCTGATAGACTGGGGCCTTGCTGAGTTCTATCACCCTGCGCAGGAATATAACGTGAGGGTGGCCTCGAGATCATACAAGGGACCAGAGCTGCTGGTTGATTATCAGGTGTGGTGTTTTTACAGTATTGTACAAAAACTACAGCATTATTTACTGCAGTTCCCTGACACCTGTTTTTCTCGATTGTCCTGCAGATGTATGATTACAGTTTAGACATGTGGAGCTTGGGTTGCATGCTGGCTAGTATGATCTTCCAAAAGGAGCCCTTTTTCCATGGCCAGGACAATTATGACCAGGTAATAGCCATACCATGATGGTTTGCACCATGGAGTATCAAAAGGGAAGGATGGTTTTGTGTGGAGTTTGTAAGTATATAGCGACTAAACacagttttttgttgtttcagCTTGTCCGCATTGCTAAGGTTCTTGGGACCGAAGAGCTTTACAGCTACCTTAATAAGTACCACATTGAACTGGACACACGCTTCAAAGACCTGCTTGGACAGTGAGTTTTAGTTAAATAGCGGATAAAGGATCTTCTTAAAAATGCTTGCATATAAATAATATCCACATATGTTATGCCAAAATGTTGAGAACTGTCACAGCACTTCCTGTAATGAGACCTCAGGTGACCCAGAGCACTGTATGAAAAATAGTCTGATCCTAAACCAGAAAAAATTAAGTCAGATTTCAGAAATACTTCACATTTCTTGTAAAAACatacctttactcatgtggaccAATTGTTTCATTGCTCGTAATGGGTTTACCAGTCTTACCTTCACAAAAGTAGTGGAATGTATGAGGAAAGTAGTATATTATCTTTACAGCCTTGTAGCTCTGGATGTGGGCCGTTTACAATCTGGCAATAATATGCGGCCGAAATGGCAgactctacagattcaggaaaaGTTTGAACCCTATATCTGAGCTGTATTATCGCAAATGTATTAATAGACACTTTAAGAAGCATTGACTTTGACATGCCGCCGTGTTCATAAGACTCCTGTGTTAACGGGTTAATGTTCTGAGTGTAATTTGACTGTATGCATATGAGTAAAATGAATTTGGAACAGCTACCATCCAGCAGTTCTGGCTTAACACTCATTTTTTGCTGGTGAAACTCCTCAGGCAAACTCGAAAGCGTTGGGAGCACTTTGTTCAGCCAGAGAATCAGCACTTGGTGAGTCCTGAGGCTCTAGACCTGCTGGACAAGCTGCTGCGTTATGACCATCAGCAGAGACTGACCGCCCAGGAGGCCATGGAGCACCCTTACTTCTGTGAGTGACCGGATAGTGTTGGCCATTCTGCATTGCAGTTCCACTAGACAGAACCCAACATTCCAGCACTTGCAACCTTTATGCCATGCT is part of the Salminus brasiliensis chromosome 17, fSalBra1.hap2, whole genome shotgun sequence genome and encodes:
- the csnk2a2a gene encoding casein kinase 2, alpha prime polypeptide a, translating into MPAMPGPAASKARVYADVNTLKSKDYWDYEAHVPSWSNQDDYQLVRKLGRGKYSEVFEAININSNDRVVVKILKPVKKKKIKREIKILENLRGGTNIIRLVDTVKDPVSRTPALVFECINNTDFKDLYQRLTDFDIRFYLYELLKALDYSHSMGIMHRDVKPHNVMIDHQMRKLRLIDWGLAEFYHPAQEYNVRVASRSYKGPELLVDYQMYDYSLDMWSLGCMLASMIFQKEPFFHGQDNYDQLVRIAKVLGTEELYSYLNKYHIELDTRFKDLLGQQTRKRWEHFVQPENQHLVSPEALDLLDKLLRYDHQQRLTAQEAMEHPYFYPVLKGQSLSNSDGTLAISSSTAT